The stretch of DNA GGCAATGCAGACTAATTCTCAGGACTCTAATCTTAGCTCGATCAGACAATGGGCGAATTTAATTGCGATTATAGCCGCATTTGGAATTAATGTATTAGCGAATATAGCTCCTTTTAATGGGTTAACCATTGGAGAAATTTCTAATACTATTTTTAGGAATGTTAAAATTATTCCCGCTAATTATGCCTTTGCAATTTGGGGTTTAATTTATGTGGGGTTATTGGCTTTTGCGGGTTATCAATATTTACCTCAAAACCGAGAAAATCCTCGATTACAAACATTAGGTTTTGCGGTTGTTTTAGCCTGTGTTGCCCAGATTATCTGGGTATTTTTATTTCAATATCAAATGTTTTTTCTGTCCTTATGGGCAATGATCGCTATTTTAAACTCGTTGATTGTGGCGTATTTACGGTTAAATATTGGTAAAGTTAGAGTTTCCCAAAAAGAACGCTGGTGTATAGATATTCCGATTAGTATTTATTTAGGATGGATTAGTGTCGCCACAATTGTTAATGTAGCTTTAGTCTTAGAAACTTGGCAATGGACAGGGGGAGGAATTTCACCGGAACTCTGGACAGCGATTTTATTAGTGATTGCGGGAACCTTAGCTGCTATTTTAATCATTGAACGCAATGAAATTGCTTATCCATTTGTGATTATGTGGGCACTGTGTGCGATCGCTGTTCGCCAAGCCACTCAACCCATCATTTTAGTCACCGCCATCGCCGTATCCCTATCATTAGGATTATTTGGATTAAGTTTAACCATTCTCCGTCATCAGAAGACAGAAAATAGGAAGTAGAAGGAACAGAGAAAATAGGGAGGAAATCAATATCATGACTGAAAATTATCCCAGGGATATGGTGGGTTATGGTCGTCATACTCCCGATCCCAAATGGCAGAATCAAGCCCGAATTGCCGTACAATTTGTGATTAATTATGAAGAAGGTGGCGAGAATTGTATTCTACACGGCGATCAATCCTCAGAAGCCTTTTTATCAGAAATTATTGGGGCTGAACCCTTTCACGGACTGCGCCATTTAAACATGGAATCCATTTATGAATATGGCAGCAGAGCCGGGTTTTGGCGACTCTATCGGCTGTTTACCCAACGTCATATCCCCCTGACCGTTTATGGGGTTGCAATGGCCTTAGAACGCAACCGAGAAGCCGTTGCAGCGATGTTAGAAGCGGACTGGGAAATTGCTAGTCATGGGTATCGCTGGATTGATTATAAATATTTTAATCAAGAAATGGAGCGGGAACATTTACAAAAAGCGATCGCCCTTCATACCGAAGTTACCGGAACTCGACCCCTCGGTTGGTATACTGGACGCACCAGTTCCCACACCCGCAAATTAGTTGTAGAGGAAGGAGGATTTTTATATGATGCTGATAGTTATGCCGATGATTTACCCTATTGGGTTTATGATTATGGAAAACCCCATTTAGTCATTCCTTATACTCTTGATAATAATGATATGCGATTTGCAACAAATCAAGGGTTTAATTGTGGGGAACAATTTTTTACCTATTTAAAAGATGCCTTTGATGTTTTATACGCCGAAGGAGAAACCGCACCTAAAATGATCAGTATTGGATTACATTGTCGTTTAGTCGGTAGACCCGGACGGGCGGCGGCATTAGCTCGCTTTTTAGATTATATTCTAAATCATAATCGGGTTTGGATCTGTCGTCGGATTGATATCGCTAAACATTGGTATGAGTATCATCAACCTATCCCCGGAAACAACTGTTAACTTTACCCACAAAATTTATATGGCAGACACAACTGTTATTCTGGATAATAATACCTTTGAGTTTTTATTAGGAACTGAAGCCAGCGATACGGTATTTGGAGGGGTAGAAGATGACTTAATTTTAGGACTTTCAGGGAATGATTTTTTATCAGGAAATCTAGGAAATGATTGGATAAATGGAAATCTTGATAATGATGCGGTTGTGGGAAATGAAGGTAATGATACCCTTTATGGCGGACAAAATAATGATGTTTTAGATGGTCGGAGTGGAGATGATTTATTATATGGAAATTTAGATAATGATGACCTAACCGGAGATATTGGAAATGATAGTTTATTTGGAGGTCAAGGAACCGATATTCTCCGGGGAAATGATGGCGATGACTGGTTATATGGAGATAAAGAGAATGATACCCTAATTGGAGGAGCCGGAAGCGATCGCTTTATCCTGACGAATAATCAAGGAAGTGATACTATTAATGACTTTACCCAGGGGGAAGATTTCATCGGGTTAACAGGAGGATTAACCTTTGCACAATTAACCTTAGTTTCTGATACTAATAATACCCTAATTCGTGTCAGCAGTAGCAACGAAATTTTAGCCACATTAATTAATATTTCTGCCAATACTCTCAGCAGTAGTGACTTTCAAATTCTGCCTTAAATTTAATCTCCTATCCCCTCTTTAACCATGTCTAAACAGATTCATTCCCTGGATATCAATGTTCATCCGCAACTAGAAAAATCCCTCGGTTATCAGTCTAACCGTCGATGGGTTGCTTGGTATTGGGAACCCGATATTGAACAAGCCTTCTTTACTGATGGTCAAAACGTAGGAACAACTTCCTCTTTATCTTGGCAAATCTTTCTCGAACATCCTAAGATTAGTTCCAGTTTACAACAGTATTTTAGCCCCAATGATCAGCAATATGGGTTACTTTTAGATCGAACAACCCGGAACCTTTATGTTGGGGAAGGAAAACTGATTCAAAATTTATTAGAACAACCGGATAGTTTAAGTGTACTTGCGTGTTTAGAAACTCCAGATCGTTCCTTTTCTCTGGGGAGTAATAGTCTTAAATATCAATGGAATCAATTCACCCATTTCGCTTTACTTTTGAATCTCTTAAAATGGGTTCCCTTGGGGGTGGGAATTGCAGTGATCACGACATTGGGTTTAAAAAACGTATCCTCCTTAATTCCTAAATTAGAACAGCAATTAAAAGTATCTCCTCCTGCTCAACCCCTGCTAATTTCTAATCAAAGTTGTGGGGTCGGGGGAAGTGATGATTTAACTCGTTATGTAACGACTACATCCCAGTCTAAAGAATTGCATTTAATTGGAGTCTATGAAGCTCATCCCAATCATAGCGGAAATGATCATTCTTCAGGTACAATATCTGTTGAGATCAACCGTCAAAATCAACCGATTATATTAGCTTTATCAGCTTATGAACCTGTCACCTGGGAAGTGAATGTTAAGCCAGGGGTAATCCTTGAAAAAATTATCTTAAATGGATATTATGATCAAAAAATTATTGGGGTTTCAGGAATTCCAATTGAGGAGTATAGCCAGGAAGGAACAAATCGAGTCTTAGGGAACTTTCCCTATCAATGGAATAGTGTTTCTTCTACTCTTGTTAATCAACTTGAGAAGCAAATAGAACTTCCTGTCACCTCATTTCAAGGCTGTTATCGGGGAACAGCCTTCAAAATTCAGTAAAAAATTAAGAAATTATTGGATTTCTTGACGGACTCAAAATTCAGCTTATTATTAAGAATAGCAAAAGGTTAGATTCTCCTGTTGCTTTCCTGTTACCCTGTCTTTGATCCTAGATGGGTTGGAACACTCCCTCCAAAGCGTTTCAACTTAAGTCTAAAAGCCTGGAAATAAATTTCAGGCGTAGGGACGGGTTCAGTGGGGTTGCGGTTAATCAGGAAAGATCTTGTAGAACCCGCCCCTACAAACCCGTTTTAACTAATTCCCTAATTCCCTAATTCCCTAATTCCCTAATTCCCTAATTCCCTAATTCCCTAAAATCATTGTTTTTGTTCAACCCCAAACCCAACTAACAATACGGTTTCCAAAGGTTGATTCTCTATAGGTCGCTGATAATTAATAATCCGACGAATTCTTAACTCTGGATTAATTAAGGTAATAGAGTCCACCGATACAACACGGGTATAGGTTGTTGTCATTAACAATTCACGGGTTTGGATATCATAGCGAAAGTGCGCCACCATCGGTTTCGCTTCCTCATAAGCTTTATCGCGTAAATAGTCCCCTTCAATGATCGGGAAATCCAATTTTTGTGGTACAAAGAGAATATTCAATTGCTGGGAAACCTCATCCCCTTTTTCCGAAACCGTTTGAAACGCCAGTCGATATCCAGGGAGAATCTGTAATTCTAAGTTTGTTGACAAACGGTGATTATCTTCTAAGACTTTAGCTTTGGCTTCATTGTCTAGGGGATGAATCACAAATTCGGTGTGCGATCGCTCAACCTCCCGATGGGTAAGGTAATGGTAGGTGCGTTCCGTTGTCCATTGACCCACACAATGATCAAAAAATTCTTGGAATTGTGCAATTGACATGGCGAATGTAACTCCTCTTAACTTATTTTTGCAACAGTTTTTAACATTTTTTTAGCAAAAATCCCTTGTACTCCTAAAATCTATACTAATTATCCTGTTGATAAACTCCTGTGATTGACCTGGAATGTTTGCCCTATAGCGTTGGCCATGCAGAGGACGGTTTGTGTCTGCTGGTGCGGATGGGATCTCATCGCATTTTACTCGATTGTGGTGTTCAGGACATTTCACCCCTATTAGCATCCGTAGATCAACCCCCCGCAGACTTAATTCTCTGTTCCCATGCTCATGCGGATCATGCTCAAGGTTTACTCGCCTTCCATCAGGCTTTTCCTCAAATTCCCATCTATGCCAGTGAAGTCACAACCCAACTGTTACCCCTAAACTGGCTGGACTGGAAACCTGACCCCCATCTTCCCCTCTGTCAGGCGTTACCTTGGAACTCTCCCATCCAACTGAAACCCGGACTCAGTGTCACCTTATTTCCGGCGGGTCATTTACCCGGAGCCTCCGTAATTTTAATCAATTATGTGACACCGGAACGCAATTATAAACTGATTTACACCGGAGATTGTTTTCTCTCCAATTCTCGCCTAGTCGAAGGTCTACCCTTGGGGGAGTTGCGCGGACTCAAACCCGATGTTTTAATCTTAGAAGGCAGTTATGGAACCGCTCGTCATCCCCATCGCCGTCAACTGGAAAATCAACTTGCAGAACGGTTGTATCGGGCTATAGAAGCTCAATATTGCCTGCTATTACCGACACCCACCTTGGGGTTAGGACAAGAACTGCTGATGTTGCTTCGCAGTCACCATTATTTTACAGGACGAGATCTCGATATTTGGGTTGATGGCACCGTTGCGACTGGATGCGATATTTACTTACAACTGCTCTCGCGTTTTCCGGC from Planktothrix serta PCC 8927 encodes:
- a CDS encoding tryptophan-rich sensory protein translates to MQTNSQDSNLSSIRQWANLIAIIAAFGINVLANIAPFNGLTIGEISNTIFRNVKIIPANYAFAIWGLIYVGLLAFAGYQYLPQNRENPRLQTLGFAVVLACVAQIIWVFLFQYQMFFLSLWAMIAILNSLIVAYLRLNIGKVRVSQKERWCIDIPISIYLGWISVATIVNVALVLETWQWTGGGISPELWTAILLVIAGTLAAILIIERNEIAYPFVIMWALCAIAVRQATQPIILVTAIAVSLSLGLFGLSLTILRHQKTENRK
- the puuE gene encoding allantoinase PuuE; the protein is MTENYPRDMVGYGRHTPDPKWQNQARIAVQFVINYEEGGENCILHGDQSSEAFLSEIIGAEPFHGLRHLNMESIYEYGSRAGFWRLYRLFTQRHIPLTVYGVAMALERNREAVAAMLEADWEIASHGYRWIDYKYFNQEMEREHLQKAIALHTEVTGTRPLGWYTGRTSSHTRKLVVEEGGFLYDADSYADDLPYWVYDYGKPHLVIPYTLDNNDMRFATNQGFNCGEQFFTYLKDAFDVLYAEGETAPKMISIGLHCRLVGRPGRAAALARFLDYILNHNRVWICRRIDIAKHWYEYHQPIPGNNC
- a CDS encoding calcium-binding protein yields the protein MADTTVILDNNTFEFLLGTEASDTVFGGVEDDLILGLSGNDFLSGNLGNDWINGNLDNDAVVGNEGNDTLYGGQNNDVLDGRSGDDLLYGNLDNDDLTGDIGNDSLFGGQGTDILRGNDGDDWLYGDKENDTLIGGAGSDRFILTNNQGSDTINDFTQGEDFIGLTGGLTFAQLTLVSDTNNTLIRVSSSNEILATLINISANTLSSSDFQILP
- a CDS encoding phycobiliprotein lyase, which encodes MSIAQFQEFFDHCVGQWTTERTYHYLTHREVERSHTEFVIHPLDNEAKAKVLEDNHRLSTNLELQILPGYRLAFQTVSEKGDEVSQQLNILFVPQKLDFPIIEGDYLRDKAYEEAKPMVAHFRYDIQTRELLMTTTYTRVVSVDSITLINPELRIRRIINYQRPIENQPLETVLLVGFGVEQKQ